The following coding sequences are from one Streptomyces angustmyceticus window:
- a CDS encoding fatty acyl-CoA synthetase: MTPARSNTVDGVLRRSARRVPGRTAVRYAERAWTYRELDDAVSAAARVLRADGLRPGDRVASYGHNSDAYLIGFLACARAGLVHVPVNHGLTGEDLRYLLDQSGSALVLTDTALAHRLPDTVRTMPLYGAPDGLLERLAAGAGAGADEGPAGEGPGAGGTGADGSGAAGPDAAGPAAEVSDEALVQLLYTSGTTALPKGAMMTHRALVHEYTSAVVALDLKETDRPLHSLPLYHSAQMHVFLLPYLAVGAENTILDGPDPDRIFDLVEKGLADSLFAPPTVWIALSRHPGFATRELSGLRKAYYGASIMPVPVLERLRARLPGLAFYNCFGQSEIGPLATVLGPGEHEGRMDSCGRPVLFVEARVVDEEGREVPDGTRGEIVYRSPQLCTGYWDKPEETAEAFRDGWFHSGDLAVRDAEGYFTVVDRVKDVINSGGVLVASRQVEDVLYEHPQVAEVAVIGLPDERWIEAVTAVVVRRTDGTGGAGDAGGGQGVGEQELIEAARARLAPFKAPKRVMFVDALPRNASGKVLKRELRERFGAP; the protein is encoded by the coding sequence ATGACGCCAGCGCGGAGCAACACGGTCGACGGAGTCCTGCGGCGCAGCGCCCGGCGGGTGCCGGGGCGGACCGCGGTGCGGTACGCCGAACGGGCCTGGACCTACCGCGAGCTGGACGACGCGGTGAGCGCCGCGGCCCGGGTGCTGCGCGCCGACGGCCTACGGCCCGGCGACCGGGTCGCCTCCTACGGCCACAACTCGGACGCGTACCTGATCGGGTTCCTGGCCTGCGCCCGCGCCGGACTGGTGCACGTTCCGGTCAACCACGGCCTCACCGGCGAGGACCTGCGCTATCTGCTGGACCAGTCGGGCAGCGCCCTCGTCCTCACCGACACCGCCCTCGCCCACCGGCTGCCGGACACCGTCCGCACCATGCCGCTGTACGGGGCGCCGGACGGACTGCTGGAGCGGCTGGCGGCCGGCGCCGGGGCGGGCGCCGACGAGGGGCCGGCCGGCGAGGGGCCGGGTGCCGGCGGGACGGGCGCCGACGGGTCCGGTGCCGCCGGACCCGACGCCGCCGGGCCGGCGGCCGAGGTGTCCGACGAGGCCCTCGTCCAGCTCCTCTACACCTCGGGAACCACCGCCCTGCCCAAGGGCGCGATGATGACGCACCGCGCCCTGGTGCACGAGTACACCAGCGCCGTCGTCGCCCTCGACCTCAAGGAGACCGACCGGCCGCTGCACTCGCTGCCGCTCTACCACTCCGCGCAGATGCACGTCTTCCTGCTGCCCTACCTGGCGGTGGGCGCGGAGAACACCATCCTGGACGGGCCCGACCCCGACCGGATCTTCGACCTGGTGGAAAAGGGCCTGGCCGACAGCCTGTTCGCGCCGCCGACCGTCTGGATCGCGCTGTCCCGCCACCCCGGCTTCGCCACCCGGGAGCTGAGCGGGCTGCGCAAGGCCTACTACGGTGCCTCGATCATGCCGGTACCGGTCCTGGAGCGGCTCCGCGCCCGGCTGCCCGGGCTCGCCTTCTACAACTGCTTCGGGCAGAGCGAGATCGGGCCGCTGGCCACCGTGCTCGGCCCCGGGGAACACGAGGGCCGGATGGACTCCTGCGGGCGCCCGGTGCTGTTCGTCGAGGCGCGGGTGGTGGACGAGGAGGGCCGGGAGGTGCCCGACGGCACCCGGGGCGAGATCGTCTACCGCTCCCCGCAACTGTGCACCGGCTACTGGGACAAGCCCGAGGAGACCGCCGAGGCGTTCCGCGACGGCTGGTTCCACTCCGGCGACCTCGCCGTCCGCGACGCCGAGGGCTATTTCACGGTGGTCGACCGGGTCAAGGACGTCATCAACTCCGGTGGCGTCCTGGTCGCCTCGCGCCAGGTGGAGGACGTGCTCTACGAGCATCCGCAGGTGGCCGAGGTCGCGGTCATCGGGCTGCCGGACGAGCGCTGGATCGAGGCCGTGACCGCGGTGGTCGTACGGCGCACGGACGGCACGGGCGGTGCCGGGGACGCGGGTGGCGGGCAGGGCGTGGGGGAGCAGGAGCTGATCGAGGCGGCCCGCGCCCGCCTCGCGCCGTTCAAGGCGCCCAAACGGGTGATGTTCGTGGACGCGCTGCCGCGCAACGCCAGTGGCAAGGTCCTCAAGCGGGAGCTGCGGGAACGGTTCGGCGCGCCCTGA
- a CDS encoding VOC family protein: MLTTHYVPGTPNWLDLGAPDIDAAVSFYGAVFGWTFQSAGPDSGGYGFFQLDGRTVAAVGPLMDEGARSAWTVYFHTPDADATLTLVEQAGGTVRVPPMDVFTAGRLAAFTDPTGAEFAVWQPGDVQGLDTVMEPNSLCWTELYTTDAAAAKDFYRSVFSWSHQDMPMGGDMIYSVVSAPGGGKGDDTGHGGIMQLQKEHLQAGSSSEWHPYFGVTDCDATFAAATGQGATVLIPPVDAPGVGRLAMVKDPAGAPFALIKGDPTLA, translated from the coding sequence ATGCTGACGACCCACTACGTCCCGGGCACACCGAACTGGCTGGACCTCGGGGCCCCCGACATCGACGCCGCCGTCTCCTTCTACGGCGCCGTGTTCGGCTGGACCTTCCAGTCGGCCGGCCCGGACTCCGGCGGGTACGGCTTCTTCCAGCTCGACGGCCGGACGGTGGCAGCCGTCGGCCCGCTGATGGACGAGGGTGCGCGGTCCGCCTGGACGGTGTACTTCCACACCCCCGACGCGGACGCCACGCTCACGTTGGTGGAGCAGGCCGGCGGCACGGTGCGCGTCCCCCCGATGGACGTCTTCACCGCGGGCCGGCTGGCCGCGTTCACCGACCCGACGGGCGCCGAGTTCGCCGTGTGGCAGCCGGGCGACGTCCAGGGCCTGGACACCGTCATGGAACCGAACTCCCTGTGCTGGACGGAGCTGTACACCACGGACGCGGCCGCCGCGAAGGACTTCTACCGCTCGGTCTTCTCCTGGAGCCACCAGGACATGCCGATGGGCGGGGACATGATCTATTCCGTCGTCTCCGCGCCGGGCGGCGGCAAGGGCGACGACACCGGGCACGGCGGCATCATGCAGCTGCAGAAGGAACACCTGCAGGCCGGCTCGTCCTCGGAGTGGCACCCGTACTTCGGCGTGACCGACTGCGACGCCACCTTCGCCGCGGCCACCGGCCAGGGCGCCACGGTCCTGATCCCGCCCGTGGACGCGCCGGGCGTCGGCCGGCTGGCGATGGTCAAGGACCCGGCGGGAGCCCCGTTCGCCCTGATCAAGGGGGACCCGACCCTGGCCTGA
- a CDS encoding alpha/beta fold hydrolase, which yields MEAGRQEWWTASGVRLRRVSSGAGRGNWLFVPGGPGLGSESLHGLVAAARVPGTAWLVDLPGDGSNRDVPAVPADPYAHWPCALTEAARALDEVVMVGHSTGGMFLLSVPELADHLAGLALISSAPHAGWRPAFARYAQDHPLPDVDAAAERYARQPDDRTLRDLTLAAAPWNFTPSASAEGRALLTGLPYCHGAVAWADAHFDDDYRARWTPHALPTLIVSGDQDRIVDQRLWRDEPGFHGPHIAHHRIGGAGHFPWIENPGSVRTAFADLAARLPRTT from the coding sequence GTGGAAGCAGGACGGCAGGAGTGGTGGACGGCCTCGGGAGTCAGGCTGCGCCGGGTCTCCTCCGGCGCCGGGCGCGGAAACTGGCTCTTCGTGCCCGGCGGACCAGGACTCGGCTCCGAGTCCCTGCACGGCCTGGTGGCGGCGGCCCGGGTCCCCGGAACCGCCTGGCTGGTCGATCTGCCCGGCGACGGCTCCAACCGTGACGTCCCAGCGGTCCCGGCCGACCCCTACGCCCACTGGCCGTGCGCCCTCACCGAGGCCGCACGGGCGCTGGACGAGGTGGTGATGGTCGGACACTCCACCGGAGGCATGTTCCTGCTGTCCGTCCCGGAACTCGCGGACCACCTCGCGGGCCTGGCGCTGATCAGCAGCGCCCCGCACGCCGGATGGCGCCCCGCCTTCGCCCGCTACGCCCAGGACCACCCGCTCCCGGACGTCGACGCCGCGGCCGAGCGCTACGCCCGACAGCCCGATGACCGGACCCTGCGTGACCTGACCCTGGCCGCCGCGCCCTGGAACTTCACCCCGTCCGCGTCCGCCGAGGGCCGGGCCCTCCTGACCGGCCTTCCCTACTGCCATGGCGCGGTGGCCTGGGCCGACGCCCACTTCGACGACGACTACCGCGCCCGCTGGACACCACACGCCCTGCCCACCCTGATCGTCAGCGGCGACCAGGACCGCATCGTCGACCAGCGCCTCTGGCGGGACGAGCCCGGCTTCCACGGCCCGCACATCGCCCACCACCGAATCGGCGGCGCCGGCCACTTCCCCTGGATCGAGAACCCCGGCTCCGTCCGCACGGCCTTCGCCGACCTCGCCGCCCGCCTGCCCCGGACGACCTGA
- a CDS encoding maleylpyruvate isomerase family mycothiol-dependent enzyme — MAKATAGKAKKAEVRAAIAAERRELADLLDTLRADQWDGRSLCGGWRVREVAAHMSMGFRLSLPATLGELAKARGNLHRMTDRVARRDAAAHSPTALAAFLRDNADHSWTPPVGGLPAALGHDVVHGLDITVALGLDRRVPEDRLRILLDEIRPSGLRFFGADLDGVRLCAEDLDWSYGSGSPVYGLAQDLLLLAYGRRIPGGRLRGEPSGRFTGPAKGA; from the coding sequence ATGGCGAAAGCGACAGCTGGCAAAGCGAAGAAGGCCGAGGTCAGGGCCGCGATAGCGGCGGAACGGCGAGAACTGGCCGACCTGTTGGACACGCTGCGGGCCGACCAGTGGGACGGGCGGAGCCTGTGCGGGGGATGGCGGGTTCGGGAGGTCGCGGCACATATGTCGATGGGGTTCCGGCTCTCCCTGCCCGCGACGCTGGGCGAGTTGGCCAAGGCGCGCGGAAACCTCCACCGCATGACCGACCGGGTCGCGCGCCGGGACGCGGCCGCCCATTCGCCCACCGCGCTCGCCGCCTTCCTGCGGGACAACGCCGACCACTCCTGGACGCCACCGGTCGGCGGGCTCCCGGCGGCGCTCGGCCACGACGTGGTGCACGGGCTGGACATCACCGTCGCCCTCGGCCTCGACCGGCGCGTCCCCGAGGACCGGCTGCGCATCCTGCTCGACGAGATCCGGCCCAGCGGCCTGAGGTTCTTCGGCGCGGACCTCGACGGCGTGCGGCTGTGCGCCGAGGACCTCGACTGGTCGTACGGCTCCGGCTCGCCGGTGTACGGCCTCGCCCAGGACCTCCTGCTGCTGGCCTATGGCCGCAGAATCCCGGGCGGCCGGCTCCGAGGAGAACCGAGCGGCCGCTTCACCGGTCCGGCCAAGGGAGCCTGA
- a CDS encoding DUF1772 domain-containing protein: MRTRLLLAVSLLSTGLLAGAFGYGAANLVPTFHAVPIGMRLDFHTELMERNGITMQAAMAVSALGALALAALTRGRARVLAAAAGLLTVTSFLVTRFGNVPINGRIKQWAATSPPAGHAEILRRWDLWNDVRTCTATAAFAVLIRVALRHAGARASTSEPATETRRNP; encoded by the coding sequence GTGCGCACCCGGCTCCTCCTGGCCGTCTCCCTGCTGTCCACCGGTCTGCTCGCCGGCGCCTTCGGCTACGGCGCCGCCAACCTCGTCCCGACGTTCCACGCCGTGCCGATCGGCATGCGGCTCGACTTCCATACCGAGCTGATGGAACGCAACGGGATCACCATGCAGGCAGCGATGGCGGTCTCGGCTCTCGGCGCCCTCGCCCTGGCCGCCCTGACACGCGGCCGGGCCCGGGTCCTCGCCGCGGCGGCAGGGCTCCTGACTGTCACGTCCTTCCTGGTCACCCGGTTCGGAAACGTCCCGATCAACGGCCGTATCAAGCAGTGGGCCGCCACCTCGCCGCCCGCCGGCCATGCGGAGATCCTGCGCCGCTGGGACCTGTGGAACGACGTTCGTACCTGCACCGCCACTGCGGCGTTCGCCGTCCTGATCCGGGTGGCCCTGAGGCATGCAGGCGCACGAGCAAGCACCTCGGAACCCGCGACTGAAACGCGTCGGAACCCGTGA
- the paaK gene encoding phenylacetate--CoA ligase PaaK, whose product MPEAATGSETFDEAERLSADALHALQLTRLRASLQHAYDHVPFYRESFDRAGVHPRDCRSLADLARFPFTVKDDLRAQYPFGMFAVPKDTVRRIHASSGTTGRPTIVGYTDRDLSHWSDVVARSLRAAGARPGHTVHVAYGYGLFTGGLGAHYGAERLGCTVVPASGGMTSRQVQLIQDLRPEIIMVTPSYMLTLLDEFERQGIDPRTTSLRVGVFGAEPWTQEMRREIEERFAIDAVDIYGLSEVMGPGVAQECLETKDGLHIWEDHFYPEVVDPITGEVLPDGAHGELVFTSLTKEAMPVVRYRTRDLTRLLPGTARAAFRRMEKITGRSDDMIILRGVNLFPAQVEEIVLRTPGVAPHFQLRLTREGRMDHLTVRAEARPDTTPETRTVAAGLIARGVKDGIGVSVEVEIVDQETLERSVGKIKRIVDARPRD is encoded by the coding sequence ATGCCGGAAGCGGCTACGGGCAGTGAGACGTTCGACGAAGCGGAGCGGCTCTCCGCGGACGCGTTGCACGCCCTGCAACTGACACGGCTGCGCGCCTCGTTGCAGCACGCCTACGACCACGTCCCGTTCTACCGGGAGTCCTTCGACCGGGCCGGGGTGCATCCGCGGGACTGCCGCTCGCTCGCCGATCTGGCCCGCTTCCCGTTCACCGTCAAGGACGATCTGCGCGCCCAGTACCCCTTCGGGATGTTCGCCGTCCCGAAGGACACGGTGCGCCGCATCCACGCCTCCAGCGGCACCACGGGCCGGCCGACGATCGTCGGCTACACCGACCGCGACCTGTCGCACTGGTCGGACGTCGTCGCGCGCTCCCTCCGCGCGGCCGGCGCCCGCCCCGGACACACCGTCCATGTCGCCTACGGATACGGCCTGTTCACCGGCGGGCTGGGCGCCCACTACGGCGCCGAACGGCTCGGCTGCACGGTCGTCCCCGCGTCCGGCGGGATGACCAGCCGGCAGGTGCAGCTCATCCAGGACCTCCGGCCGGAGATCATCATGGTCACGCCGTCCTACATGCTCACCCTGCTGGACGAGTTCGAGCGCCAGGGCATCGATCCCCGTACGACCTCGCTCCGGGTGGGTGTCTTCGGCGCCGAGCCCTGGACGCAGGAGATGCGCCGGGAGATCGAGGAGCGGTTCGCCATCGACGCCGTGGACATCTACGGCCTGTCGGAGGTGATGGGTCCGGGCGTCGCCCAGGAGTGCCTGGAGACCAAGGACGGGCTCCACATCTGGGAGGACCACTTCTACCCGGAGGTGGTCGACCCGATCACCGGCGAGGTGCTGCCGGACGGGGCGCACGGCGAGCTGGTGTTCACCTCCCTCACCAAGGAGGCCATGCCGGTCGTCCGCTACCGCACCCGTGACCTGACCCGGCTGCTGCCCGGCACCGCGCGGGCCGCCTTCCGCCGGATGGAGAAGATCACCGGCCGCAGCGACGACATGATCATTCTGCGCGGGGTCAATCTCTTCCCCGCACAGGTCGAGGAGATCGTGCTGCGGACGCCCGGGGTCGCCCCGCACTTCCAGCTGAGACTGACCCGGGAGGGCCGGATGGACCACCTGACCGTACGCGCCGAGGCCCGCCCGGACACCACTCCCGAGACCCGCACGGTCGCCGCCGGGCTCATCGCACGCGGGGTCAAGGACGGCATCGGCGTCTCGGTCGAGGTCGAGATCGTCGACCAGGAAACCCTGGAACGCTCGGTCGGCAAGATCAAGCGCATCGTGGACGCCCGGCCGCGGGACTAG
- a CDS encoding alpha/beta fold hydrolase — MSDVRKVQVGEVQLAYRVWGEEDAPPAVLLHCLGEDGEDWRGVVGRLAGTHRVYALDQRGHGLSDWPGEYGFARWRDDAAGFLEALGLARVTLIGHSMGAVAALLLAAERPELVDRLVLEEVPPPLPADPPQEVPEQPAGPPSFDWPVKTAVVAERNAPDPRWWEALAKITAPTLVIAGGDSVLAPAEQRAELVERIPDARLVTVEGAGHLVHEERPGEFLAAVTSFLAPQS, encoded by the coding sequence ATGAGTGACGTCCGGAAAGTGCAGGTCGGTGAGGTCCAGCTGGCATACCGAGTGTGGGGAGAGGAGGACGCGCCCCCGGCCGTGCTGCTGCACTGCCTCGGGGAGGACGGCGAGGACTGGCGCGGTGTCGTCGGCCGGCTCGCCGGCACCCATCGGGTCTACGCCCTCGATCAGCGCGGTCACGGGCTCAGCGACTGGCCCGGCGAGTACGGTTTCGCCCGCTGGCGCGACGATGCGGCCGGTTTCCTGGAGGCGCTCGGCCTGGCGCGGGTGACCCTGATCGGGCACTCGATGGGCGCGGTGGCCGCGCTCCTGCTGGCGGCGGAACGGCCCGAGCTGGTGGACCGCCTGGTCCTGGAGGAGGTGCCTCCGCCGCTGCCCGCCGACCCGCCGCAGGAGGTGCCGGAGCAGCCGGCCGGCCCGCCGTCGTTCGACTGGCCGGTCAAGACCGCGGTGGTGGCCGAGCGCAACGCGCCCGATCCGCGGTGGTGGGAGGCGCTCGCGAAGATCACCGCCCCGACCCTGGTCATCGCCGGCGGCGACTCCGTGCTCGCCCCGGCGGAGCAGCGCGCCGAGCTGGTCGAGCGGATCCCCGACGCCCGCCTGGTGACGGTGGAGGGCGCCGGTCATCTCGTCCACGAGGAGCGTCCCGGGGAGTTCCTCGCCGCGGTCACCTCGTTCCTCGCACCGCAGTCGTAG
- a CDS encoding chorismate mutase, with amino-acid sequence MQLTRSMRSALAVGAAAAVLCTGTGAATAAAPVHPVAAAPGHPAAPAPATAHSPNGPLRPLAALSAGRLATGDLVAAAKWGTDSPIDDPAREREVLSTVADQARQLGGDPAVTVRVFRDQIEANKAVQRGLYRRWDANPGQAPTERPDLQEVRKEINRVNGALVRALAGSARARSAPSCAPRLAAAAVRVRQERHLDGLHTAALARSLRSVCAGT; translated from the coding sequence GTGCAGCTGACCCGCTCGATGCGCAGCGCCCTGGCCGTCGGCGCGGCCGCGGCCGTCCTGTGCACCGGAACCGGCGCGGCCACCGCGGCGGCGCCGGTGCACCCGGTCGCCGCGGCGCCCGGCCACCCGGCCGCACCGGCCCCCGCCACCGCGCACTCCCCGAACGGCCCGCTCCGGCCGCTCGCCGCGCTGTCGGCCGGGCGGCTGGCCACCGGCGATCTGGTGGCCGCGGCGAAGTGGGGCACCGACAGCCCGATCGACGATCCGGCGCGCGAGCGGGAGGTGCTGAGCACGGTGGCGGACCAGGCCCGGCAGCTGGGCGGCGACCCTGCCGTCACGGTGCGGGTCTTCCGGGACCAGATCGAGGCCAACAAGGCCGTGCAGCGCGGGCTGTACCGCCGGTGGGACGCGAACCCGGGGCAGGCGCCCACCGAGCGGCCCGACCTCCAGGAGGTCCGCAAGGAGATCAACCGCGTCAACGGCGCGCTGGTGCGGGCGCTGGCCGGCTCCGCCCGCGCCCGCTCGGCGCCGTCCTGCGCCCCGCGGCTGGCCGCGGCCGCCGTGCGCGTACGCCAGGAACGGCACCTGGACGGACTGCACACGGCGGCCCTGGCCCGCTCGCTGCGCTCGGTCTGCGCCGGAACCTGA
- a CDS encoding acyl-CoA synthetase, with the protein MEYNLADLFESIVDTVPDREALVYVDHPGTGGERRLTYAELDRAANRLAHHLEERGIGPGTHVGLHLYNGVEYLQAVYACLKIRAVPVNVNYRYVEEELVYLYRDADLVALVFDAEFTARVAAALPQAPRLRHLVRVGTPPAGAPEPPIAPVALADAEAAASPARGFGPRSADDQIVIYTGGTTGMPKGVMWRHEDLFFAGMGGGAPTGEPVRRPRELAERVAAGGDGIVFFPAPPLMHGTSTLTAFIAFHFGQKVVIHRKFVPEEVLRTIERERVTSVSLVGDAMLRPLVDALAGPLKGTDCSSLFSVSSSGAILSETVRAQFAALLPQVMLLNNFGSSESGFNGTATDDSGPAKGFRLHVNARTAVVDPATHEPAPPGEVGRIALRGHVPLGYYNDPKKTAETFFEARGDRWVLLGDMATVDEAGIVTVLGRGSQCINSGGEKVYPEEVEQALKAHPDVYDALVAGVPDARWGNRVAAVVQLRPGAGPLDLAGVQLHCRNRLAGYKIPRAVVFTDHIRRSPSGKADYRWARAVAAGGLTG; encoded by the coding sequence GTGGAGTACAACCTTGCCGACCTCTTCGAGTCGATCGTCGACACGGTCCCCGACCGCGAGGCACTGGTGTACGTCGACCATCCGGGGACCGGCGGCGAACGGCGGCTGACCTACGCCGAACTCGACCGCGCCGCCAACCGCCTGGCCCACCACCTCGAAGAGCGCGGCATCGGCCCGGGGACGCACGTCGGGCTGCACCTCTACAACGGCGTCGAGTACCTCCAGGCCGTCTACGCCTGCCTGAAGATCCGGGCCGTCCCGGTGAACGTCAACTACCGGTACGTCGAAGAGGAGTTGGTCTACCTCTACCGGGACGCCGACCTGGTGGCGCTGGTCTTCGACGCGGAGTTCACCGCGCGGGTGGCCGCCGCGCTTCCCCAGGCACCCCGGCTACGGCACCTCGTACGGGTCGGCACCCCGCCCGCCGGCGCCCCCGAGCCGCCGATCGCGCCCGTCGCGCTCGCGGACGCCGAGGCCGCCGCCTCCCCCGCGCGCGGCTTCGGGCCGCGCTCGGCCGACGACCAGATCGTGATCTACACCGGCGGCACCACCGGTATGCCCAAGGGCGTGATGTGGCGCCACGAGGACCTCTTCTTCGCCGGGATGGGCGGCGGGGCGCCGACCGGCGAGCCGGTGCGGCGACCGCGGGAGCTGGCCGAGCGGGTCGCGGCCGGCGGCGACGGCATCGTCTTCTTCCCCGCTCCCCCGCTGATGCACGGCACCTCCACCCTCACCGCGTTCATCGCCTTCCACTTCGGCCAGAAGGTCGTCATCCACCGCAAGTTCGTGCCCGAGGAGGTGCTGCGGACCATCGAGCGGGAGCGGGTCACCAGCGTCTCGCTGGTGGGTGACGCGATGCTGCGTCCGCTCGTGGACGCGCTCGCCGGGCCGCTCAAGGGCACCGACTGCTCCTCGCTGTTCAGCGTCAGCAGCTCCGGCGCGATCCTCTCCGAGACCGTCCGCGCACAGTTCGCCGCGCTGCTCCCGCAGGTCATGCTGCTCAACAACTTCGGCTCGTCGGAGTCCGGGTTCAACGGCACCGCCACCGACGACTCCGGCCCCGCCAAGGGCTTCCGGCTGCACGTCAACGCCCGTACGGCGGTGGTGGACCCGGCGACCCACGAGCCGGCCCCGCCCGGCGAGGTGGGCCGGATCGCGCTGCGCGGACACGTCCCGCTGGGCTATTACAACGACCCGAAGAAGACCGCCGAGACGTTCTTCGAGGCGCGCGGGGACCGGTGGGTGCTGCTGGGCGACATGGCGACCGTGGACGAGGCGGGCATCGTCACCGTCCTCGGCCGGGGCTCGCAGTGCATCAACTCCGGCGGGGAAAAGGTCTACCCGGAGGAGGTCGAGCAGGCCCTGAAGGCGCATCCGGACGTCTATGACGCGCTGGTGGCGGGCGTGCCGGACGCGCGGTGGGGCAACCGGGTGGCGGCCGTGGTGCAACTGCGTCCCGGCGCGGGACCGCTGGACCTGGCGGGCGTGCAGCTGCACTGCCGGAACCGGCTGGCCGGGTACAAGATCCCGCGTGCCGTCGTCTTCACCGACCACATCCGCCGTTCGCCCAGCGGCAAGGCGGACTACCGCTGGGCGAGAGCGGTGGCGGCGGGCGGGCTGACGGGCTGA
- a CDS encoding crotonase/enoyl-CoA hydratase family protein, with protein MGSTEHLSAERAGATLVLTLNRPEAKNALSLPMLVGLYDGWITADEDDTIRSVVLTGAGGTFCAGMDLKALAGDGLTGEHYRERLRADPDLHWKAMLRHHRPRKPVIAAVEGHCVAGGTEILQGTDIRVAGESATFGLYEVRRGLFPIGGSTVRLARQIPRTHALEMLLTGRPYPAREAERIGLIGHVVPEGTALDKALEIAELINGCGPLAVEAVKASVYETAEMTETDGLAAELARGWPVFDTADAKEGSRAFAEKRPPVYRRA; from the coding sequence ATGGGCAGCACGGAACATCTGTCGGCGGAGCGCGCCGGCGCGACACTGGTGCTCACCCTCAACCGGCCGGAGGCGAAGAACGCGCTCTCGCTGCCGATGCTGGTGGGCCTGTACGACGGCTGGATCACCGCCGACGAGGACGACACGATCCGCTCCGTCGTCCTCACCGGCGCCGGCGGCACCTTCTGCGCCGGCATGGACCTCAAGGCCCTCGCGGGCGACGGCCTGACCGGCGAGCACTACCGCGAGCGGCTGCGCGCCGACCCCGACCTGCACTGGAAGGCGATGCTGCGGCACCACCGCCCCCGCAAACCCGTGATCGCCGCCGTCGAGGGCCACTGCGTCGCGGGCGGCACCGAGATCCTCCAGGGCACCGACATCCGCGTCGCCGGCGAGAGCGCCACCTTCGGGCTCTACGAGGTCCGGCGCGGCCTGTTCCCGATCGGAGGTTCCACCGTCCGCCTCGCCCGCCAGATCCCCCGCACCCACGCCCTGGAGATGCTGCTCACCGGCCGGCCCTACCCCGCGCGCGAGGCCGAGCGCATCGGTCTTATCGGCCATGTCGTCCCCGAGGGGACCGCGCTGGACAAGGCCCTGGAGATCGCGGAACTGATCAACGGCTGCGGCCCGCTCGCCGTCGAAGCCGTCAAGGCATCCGTCTACGAGACCGCCGAGATGACCGAGACCGACGGGCTCGCGGCCGAACTCGCCCGCGGCTGGCCGGTCTTCGACACCGCCGACGCCAAAGAGGGCTCCCGGGCCTTCGCCGAGAAGCGCCCACCCGTCTACCGGCGCGCCTGA